The genomic window GCATCCCCAGGCCCCAGCTTTCAGGTCCTACACTCTTTGGGTTTACTTTCCCAGTACCTGTCTGAgacctctccctcccctcccccactttccTATCTCTCCTGGTTGGAAGCCTTTCCTGAGATCTACCCTCCATCCTTTCAGTACAGAATGAATTGAGGCATGGCAATGATAAAGTAAATGTTAACTCCCTCTGGGCAGCGATGTCCCACATAGAGAATGCATGGTGCAAGGGATCAATCAGAATCACATTTCTGTCTGGGTGggctagaatatcaagggatgaTTGAAGTTGTGCTTCAGCAGCAGCTAGCTTTAAAGTTTGCTAAGTGCTAtacaaataatatcttattttctccctctggaggcagatgctatttttattcccattgtaCATATGTGTAAACTGAGAGAGATagcattaaatgacttactcagggtcacatagctaataagtgtctggggatTGGTGGTgtgggaatttgaactcaggtcttctcgaTTTCAGGTGTTTCATTCTGTCCACTTCAACTCCTTGCTAGGGGGACTCTTAGGAAGGCTTcatgaagaggaaaaatggacAGTTGGAATGGAACCTGGAAAGTGGATGAGAATGATCCTCTGGCCATCTTGTCCCTCCTCCCTAGGAATTTTCAAATCTTACTGATGAAGCTACTCTGGAGACTAGCTGGTCAGCTGTCTGGGTTCCACTGTccaaagtggggcagctagatggtgcagtgggtagagtgccagccctgtaatcaggaggacctgagttcaaatgtgacctcaggcatttaccagctgtgtaagTTATCTAACTGTGGTTGCCTTGAgaatccagggctgtctccaggttggtcatcctgattcatatctagatggctccagaggagaaagtgagggtgcTGACCTTAGCACAGCATCCactcaactcaaatccaattcatgtgtttaccatggcatcacctccctgatgtcatggccttcttaaaaaatgaaggacaaacattatttttattattgtccaaagtggaatgggctttGCTTCACCCTTCTTCTGCCTTCCTTTCCCATATCTGACTTTTGAAATTCCACCTATCCTTAAAGACCTAAGGCTATGAAGTTTCCTCCATGAAGTTTCCTTGAAGTCAGAAAtgcttcctctgtctctgtctctctatatttatctgtttcttctagctatctatctctctgtctatatctatctctcctgcttctgtctctctctgtgactATCTATCTCTCTTCAGgcgttctctgtctctgtgtctatatctctctcttctagctgtctctgtctgtctctatctcttctagctgtctctatttctcttctgtctctgtctctcttctagctatctctgtctgtctcttctagtTGTCTCTACCACTctctatttatttctcctttttcccccttgatctctgtctatctctctctctctctctctctctctctctctctctctctctcttctctgaactCTAATATCATGGCCATAGATTAGAGGCTCATAGATTTTAGAATAGAAAGACATGTTCACCATTCATCTactccaacaccctcattttacagatgaagaaactgagccccaaGCAGATGAAATGACTAGCTTCAATTCGTGGTGTATTTGCACTCTCTCATAcagtttcctttgtatttttattttgtgcatgcatcttccctctctttttagACTGTCTTTTAGACtggtccttgagagcaggggctgtATTTTATTCCATCTTGTATCTCACTAGTATCCTACACATATTCTTGGAtactcagtaaacatttattgaacgaGTGAATGAATGACTGATTAACTGAATGAATGGTTTTCCTagcaaagaaataaagatttgggGAGGAGCACTGGGGTCTGACAAGCTTCCCTGATCTTCCTTCTATTCCATCCTCTTCCTTCCATTCAGGCCCCTTTCCAGACAGGGACTCCTGGAACCTGGACAGCAAAAACCTCCACCGCTCCAGGTCCTCCCCACAACACACCATGGGCACTCACACACAGACGACTCACACACACTCTCCCCTGATTCATTTAGGGGAAAAGAGGCTGAAGAGTGTGTGGGAGTCTGTGTGTGACTGGAGATAGATTGTACTGGTCAGAGTGGAGATTTGGGTGGTATGTGTTTTGTGTATTGTGTCACCAAGCACATTTGGGCTGTGTTTGTCAGTGtgtatatttgtctttctttatgtATGTATGGGTATGTATAACTGTGCGCCTTGTCTGTgcgtgtgtgttgtgtgtgtgtgtttgtgtgtgtgtgtatgtgcgtatgtgtgtgtgtgtgcgtctgtctgtctgtctgtgtgtggaTGTGACCTCCCTGTATTTGtcagtgtgtgtcagtgtgtTCCAGTCTCTGTGTGAGTGTCGTCCCCAATTCCCCATCCCCCCCCACCCTGGATCTCTAATTAGTGGTTTGGGGTTTGTTCCTTCTCCCTCCTGTTTCTTCTctcagtagcagcagcagcagcagcagcagcagcagtagcagcagcagcagcagcagcagcagcagcagcagcagcagcagcagcaggacaCTGGAGTTGGGATCAGAGCAGGAGTGGTCGGGGGCTAGATCCAGAGTGAGCACAGGCGTGGAAGCCAAGGAAGAGCTGGGACCTGCCCCAGGTCCACAGGCCACCCCATCCCACCCATTCCCAATCCTAGACCTCTGGAAAGGAGGGACCCAGGACAGCCAACCCAGGATACCTCAGGTACCTAGACTAGAGGGCCTTGGGAAAAGATTCCTACTGTTGTTACCTTTGAAGTTGGGAGGTCAGGGTAGGACACCTAAGTCCCTTCCCTTCACCCCCCTGTTCTCCTCCACTAAAAAGATCCTATTATCACTTTGTCCCTGAGTCCTCCTCTCCTTTGCTCCTTTTCCCCCAGGATCCTCTTTTTCATTCTCCCCCTAGATCCCTTCTTTGGGGAGCTCAGCAAATGGAGCAGGAAATTTGGACCCTCTGCCTCCCTCTGTCGCCCTCCTCATTGGATCGGGAGCCTTCTCCGAAGGGAAAGCTGTAATTAGAGGGTGGATCCCTACAGACAGAGAGCAGCCCCCCCCACTCCAACCCCCCCCAGTTCCTTCTAACTTTAGATCTCTTCTCTCCCAGTcaacctctctccctccctctccctccctctctctctctctctctctctctctctctctctctctctctctctctctctccctctctctctctggatctctATCCCCCGGCTCCATCTCAGTCTCTTTATCTGCCTGACTCCTTGGGACCCACTCCCTGGCCCCAGGATGGCGTCTTCCCTGTTAGAGGTAATTGATTCTTTTTCCCACCCCTCCAGATGAAGAGACAGCTGTCCTAGGGTTTAGtgggcctcagtctccccatGTTGTACACAATCCAGTGACCAAGGTTCTGGAGTCAGGGCTAAGAGTTCCTCTGATGGATAGAGAGGGTGGGTAGGAAAAGAGAGTATAAGGCAGGCTAAAAGCAAGTTAGGAACATGTAAGAAGGAAAGGTATACTAGGGGGTAGAAAAAGAGCTCAAGATCTGTGAgcagagagaggggaaggggtCAGTTCAaaggagatggaaggaagagatgaagggTCAGAGAACAAGGATGCAGATGAGCAAAGGAAAGGACAGGCAGAGAGGATGACATGCTTATGGTTACAGGAGGTGAGTtacaaggaataaaaaaaaatagtagccCAAGGAGGCAGGGAGTGGACAGCTGGGGATGGGGCTGAAGAGACGCCATCTCCAGGGACTCCTGGCCCCAAGCGTCATCTGGGTCTGgtttgtgttggggagggggctGACTGGGAGGGGGCTGGAATATTGAGATAgtagcctgggggtgggggggttgggaGAGCGTAAAGAGTTTAAGAGGGATGGGGACAGTCCTAGCCCATGTGTGTTTCAGAAGTGATGGGGGGGTGAGAGTTGGGGGTGTTGTTGTAGAAGGGACCCTGAGCCCAGGGCAGAGAGGGAACTCAAGGGGAGGGATGGGGTCTAGGGCTGCCTGCCCGGCTTGCAAATATTTAGCTTTCAGCCAAAGACAAACTTAGCTCTATTTTGGGAGTGGGTGGCTCCTGAATGGGTTGCCACTTCCCCTCTGGGCTAAGACCCCAGCATCCCTAGCTTCTGTAACTGAAGGCAGCAAGGGCATTCTGAAGTCTGGGTTTAGGACCAGaggatggggtgggggtaggaCTGAAATCCCAAACTAGAGATGATGCAGAAAAAGgctgggagtggggaggggcaGTGAGATACCAGAGTTCAGATTCAGGGCCTAGTTCCTTGTTCCACTGTGtctcattttctctgtctttctatttccacatatctttctccattttgagAATCAGAGAATCCTagcatttagaactggaaggtacTTTAGGGATCACCTGGCCTGATTTCCTGGGTCTTCAGTTCTCATTGGTCTCTTGGATCTGGGCCAGTTTCAAACACTCCTCCCTGCTCTCTAGACACAGGGGTGGAAAAGCCTAAATAAGCACCATAGTCATTTTGCATGCTAAATGACAGActttgcctgtgtgtgtgtgtgtgtgtgtatttgtgtctgtgtgtctgtatgtctgtgtgtccATACGAATGGATGTACAACTGCTCATTCATTCACTTGTATGTTGGAGTGTAAAAGGATAAATGTGCACAAGTTTGGTATGTAGGTGTATAAGAATATCATCTGTGGCTATATGATGGTTTGTGAGTCTGGGGAGCAAAGATGGGGATTATCATTGCACATAGGTCTATTTGTTGTAGAGGGGGTACTGTGCCACAGAACACAGATATATCTGATTTCCTCATATGGGACCTAGGTCTTTATACTCTTATTCCAgtctgaaaaaaggaaaaagatgatcAGATCCTCTCTTCATCTTCTGGTCTTCCACCACATGGGCTATGGAAGGGTTTGTATATAGAGGAGGAAGATGCTCAGATGTCTTTGCCCAAGATATGATAGTACCATTGGGTATCAGGGCTGTTGACGTGGCGGAGGTGCCTGAAGGAAGGGCCCCCATAGGGAAGGGCCCTGTGGACCATTATGAGCAGAGATGCAAATAGAGTTACATGTATGAAAAACTGAccctcttttctatctctttatttttttataagttggaatatttcccaaatatcttctttatttcttttgcctAAGgaactgatttatttatttgtttgtttgtttgtttattttgggtTGGGGGAGTAAAGTTGAAGGAAGTTGTGAACTCCCCATGGCAACTTTTGGCTGGACTAGCTCTTCAGATGCCCAGGGTAgcagaagaaaactgagacccaaagaatgGATATTGATCCTCATTCTTTCTAATCCTACTTCTAATACTTATACCATCTAAAAGATgggcagaaaaaagaaagaaatggggcTTTGAAAAATTGGGAACTGGAAGAAACTGGAACTAGAGCTAGGGGAGGCTTAGAAAAAATGAGGAGCTTGGAACTGAAAGCTGGATATTAGTAATTAGTAATCTAtccagtcaatatttattaaggtaTCATGTATAAAGTAGGTTAGAGACAGGGAGGTGAGGATCTGGAGAAATAGATCATATGACACACTCTTTTTACTTCTCTCTCGTCAAAAGGTCAAAGACTGCtatatttggaatcagaggatctgggtttgaatctcagctctggCACACATTCTGTGTTGGGCCCAGTTACACAACTTAGAATCACAGAACTACTGAACACaaatctctctttcctcttctattttggagaggaagaaactgagagtggaagaagttaaatgatttgcctaggttcATTAAACTGATAAGTATTAGAGGCAggattgaacccaggtcctcctgactccatgtacAATGctctaggtcttagtttcctcatctgtaaaatgagaagtttgaaccagataatctctaaggtgccttccatttctaaatctagaGATCTTATGAAATCCCCAAATTCAACTAACATAAGTCAAAATAAAGCAAGTtatgaaggaagcaaagaaaagggaaaggaaggaaagcaaaagaaaggaaagagaaaagaataggaaaaggaaaaggaaaggaaaagaaagggaaatggaaagggaaaggaagcaaTTTTTGATAAatcttctcctcccccccaacTCCCCTCTCAGACTTCTGGATGATCCATTAAAGGCTTTGGGGGCCGGGGAACTacttgggggggggtgaggaattAAATGGAGAAGATTGTACTCCTGGGTCCCAGGAAGAAATCACATTTGATTTGGGATTTGGACAGTCCTAGGAAGAGGTAAGAGGAGACATTGGAGTTGAGCACAGTATATCTGAGTTAAGGAGCTCTTCTAAGTTTTAACAAAGCTTAGGACataaaatgaatgagagaagAAATTGCCTATTTTTGTAGACGGAAACTCAGGTACAAAGGGATGGAAACTTAGGCATCCTGCCCCGCCTTCCCCCCAATTTTCCAGCCTCCAGATAGACTCTGGAATGGACCCCAGGGTCTTGCCTGTCTTTACCTCCCCATTCCACTGTCTCCTTAGGGATCATCTCTCTCTGAGTCTGGGGTCCATGAGAAGCCCTAGATCATCCCCCCTCTCCCtgtttcctccctctctccccacagCTGGGTGGGGTCCCAGGGCTTGGCTGAGGCCCCTGTGGCCACAGTGAGAGGGCCGGGCGGGGGGGACGGCGTCGgcgtttttaaaaataaaccgaCCGCAGAGAAACCAACGGAGCCGGGCAGGGTTTGGGGGGGGAGGCTGGTCTGGGGGGTTTCTGGGGCCCAGAACCAGGGTTAGTTTTCTCTTAGGTGGGAAGTTTGCCTTCCACTTTTCCTTCTCTCGTTTTCTGGGAACCCACTccaccttttttccttctttcctctttcttattttttctcttttcagccCTTTTCTTAACTGTCTTCTTTATTCCTTcaatctctttctttgtctttttacctgtctgatatatatatatatatatatatatatatatatatatatatatatcattgccTGTCtgtatttccttatctcttcctcttcttccaccctgaactctctttcctctctctctagtgatcttttttctttctgcctcttctcttttctctttacttctttttctcaCTTCCTTAAGCTTGTATTCTCCTGGTCCCTGGAGTCTCTCCCTATTTCTTGTAGTGTCTCTATCTTTCTTCGTTTCTGCCTCAAGGTTTACTctgttcttttcctcccttttcctccagGCTTGCTCCAGTATTCAatacctttcctttctttttccctttccagaGTCTGCCCTGCCCTGATTTAAAATACTCTCCCTAGCTTTAGAAAGTTAGTAGGTTTGAGGCGATGGGGGTGGGGTTTGAGTTACTATTGCAGCCAGGCTGAGAGGGGAGATGAGGGTTTTTGTAATGAAGCTTCCTGAAGGGTCAGCAGAACCTTCAGCCAGGCTAAAAGGAGGTGGTCAGTTTTGTCTTTCAAATAGAGTGGGCTGAAGGGGGACCAGTAGAAGGGAGCAGGTGACTAACCCCTTGTACTACTCTAAATTCTAGGATCCTAGGGCTGTCTCTAGGGCTGCCTCTTCCACATTCCCTTGCCCATATACACCTACTACTATAAGCTAACTGGTAAGGGGCTTAGGAGTGCTGAACTGGGTTCCTGGGGAACTTCACTCAGAGTGCATTATGCATACACAGGACTGCTGGACCTCCCAATCTAATAAGGAGGGAGCTTAGATGACATCTCCCCAGGACACAAGGGTCAAAGATAATAACATTTGAGAATCTCTTTCTTGGTGGAATGCTAAAGATGGGAGAATAGTAATAACTGCCTTCTGGGTGTTGGGGGGGGGATCTTAGAGAAGCATGCTTCAAAAATTTCTCTTTGTGGTTCCCAAATGGTCACTGGATACTTAAAGATCTTCAGTAAAGGAAGCATAACCTTGCAACTCAAATTCTGCCAGGCTAGATACTGAGATGGACTGGGGGGTTTCTGGGGCCCATAACCAGGGAGCCACATATGAGTGGGGGAGCACTGAGACAAAGTAAAGCTTTCTCTGAACTTAGAGAGGGCCTCTGAGATGGCCATCCCAGTCTGCCTTACTCCTTTTAGCCATTCAAAGTTGGAGCACCAGTTTTTTAAACTAGTATTGTGGAGCTGGGGGCGTTCACTACAAAGAAATTCTTGCTCCAGCCACAGCCTTGGCTCAATGGTAACCTCTGTTCACTCTCAATGTCTCAGTGTCTCCactctcccctcttttttttcctccttattcttTGGCCTAACACTCTGCCAAGAGATAGCTCATGCATGGTTCTAACCCCAGGAAAGTAAGGTGTTTTCTTGGAGGCAATGTGtgaaaaatagtaacaacaatGGTATATTGAACTCTGGGAAAACAgagtttattaagtgtctatgtaGTAGATACTATGTTAAATGCTGCagatacaaaaaggcaaaaatgtcTTTACCTGAAAGGGTTTCACTTTTCAAATCAGGgaaaaacatgcaaataactcTACATATTCAAGATATACACAGTAAAAGGGAGAAAGCACTAGCActttggagaagagaaatgattAGGAAAGACCTCCTGAAGCAGGTGGGTTTTGAGTTGATTCTGGAAAAGGGCCAGAGAAGCCTAGAGAAGGAGACCAGACCCTACATGGGCACAGCTAGGGAAAAGACACAGAGTGAGCAGAGGAATGCTATGTGTGAGGCAAGAAGGCCAGGGTGGTTGGATTACTTGTGGAAAGTAGTAAATCGgaaaaagactagaaaaggaCACTTTGGGAAGGTCTTTAGAAGccaaaagaatttgtattttagcCTGGAGGTACATGGGGAGGCAATAAAATTGATGGGGGGGTGACATAGTTTGACTGGCACTTTTGGCAACTGAGTGGAGGATAGATTTGAGTAGAAAGAGAAGAGTCAGGGTGAAGCCTGTGTGCTTTGTCCCTTTCAACTCAAGTACATTCCATTGCTCTTGACTCCATCTTTTGCCCATTGACTCATGGCCATTTTCCCTCTCTACAGGAGGAAGCACACTATGGCTCCAGCCCACTGGCAATGCTGACTGCAGCCTGTAGCAAGTTTGGCAGCTCCAGTCCTCTCCCAGACTCTGCTACTGCAAGCAAAGCAAGTGCAAAGAAACTGTACCCTCTAGGCAGTGAATTCTCTGCCCCCAAAGCCATGGGTGATACCTACCCAGCTCCATTTGCAGGCACCAATGGCCTCCTTTCCTCTACAGCCAGCCCTCCAGCGCCAGCTTCAGGTTATACCAATGACTATACCCCTTTCTCTCACTCTTTCCCTGGACCCACAAGCACCCAGGATCCTGGGCTCCTGGTGCCCAAGGGGCATGGCTCTCCTGACTGCCTGCCAAGTGTTTATACTTCTTTGGACATGACACACCCCTATGGCTCATGGTATAAGGCAGGAATTCATGCAGGCATCTCCCCTGGCCCTGGCAACACTCCTGCCCCATGGTGGGACATGCATCCAGCAGGGGGCAACTGGCTAGGTGGTGGGCAAAGCCAGAGTGATGGGTTACAAGGGACCTTGTCCACTGGCCCAACTCAAACTCCACTCAACCCCCAGTTACCCACCTACCCTTCTGAATTTGCTCCACTCAACCCTGCCCCTTACCCAGCTCCCCACCTTCTCCCTCCTGGGCCCCAGCATGTCCTGCCCCAGGATGTCTACAAACCCAAGGCTATGGGTAATGGGAGccagattgagggaggtggtggGAACAAGCCTCCTCGGGGTGCAGGCACAGGAGGCAATGGTGCCTATGGGGGCGGAGGGGCTGGGCGTTCCACCTGTGATTGTCCTAACTGCCAAGAGCTAGAGCGACTGGGGGCAGCAGCTGCTGGGCTGAGGAAGAAA from Macrotis lagotis isolate mMagLag1 chromosome 2, bilby.v1.9.chrom.fasta, whole genome shotgun sequence includes these protein-coding regions:
- the SP7 gene encoding transcription factor Sp7, whose product is MASSLLEEEAHYGSSPLAMLTAACSKFGSSSPLPDSATASKASAKKLYPLGSEFSAPKAMGDTYPAPFAGTNGLLSSTASPPAPASGYTNDYTPFSHSFPGPTSTQDPGLLVPKGHGSPDCLPSVYTSLDMTHPYGSWYKAGIHAGISPGPGNTPAPWWDMHPAGGNWLGGGQSQSDGLQGTLSTGPTQTPLNPQLPTYPSEFAPLNPAPYPAPHLLPPGPQHVLPQDVYKPKAMGNGSQIEGGGGNKPPRGAGTGGNGAYGGGGAGRSTCDCPNCQELERLGAAAAGLRKKPIHSCHIPGCGKVYGKASHLKAHLRWHTGERPFVCNWLFCGKRFTRSDELERHVRTHTREKKFTCLLCSKRFTRSDHLSKHQRTHGEPGPGPPSSGPKELGEVRGAEEEGSQAPRSTASPIPPEKAPGGSPEQSSLLEI